In Gadus macrocephalus chromosome 11, ASM3116895v1, a single genomic region encodes these proteins:
- the LOC132467227 gene encoding RING finger protein 225 codes for MNPCSITPRSFHLPPEGTVSPNSLPSPPDYETPYHHPDLQRSAPPSQPEFPPNPTSFNPGLFSYPSPCQAIIPASSTDLPVTSPAALLSLASPFSPAMLPSQGPEGPFFPDLECAVCFSQFNNVFRCPKMLQCKHTFCLECLARINVKSVHPDTIQCPLCRGLTHLPSLGLPKLDTDPAVLSYLPAAMQKVYSIRFNRTKGKLQVKRSSEGPMRWGQRSLTPLQSVSHSLDVGLPSPRREVVEEGVMGGFLFRLTDRPVCRAVLLTSVVTMMMLLTGIVIFLLTYKGN; via the exons ATGAATCCGTGCAGCATCACCCCGCGGTCCTTCCATCTGCCACCCGAGGGAACTGTGTCCCCCAACTCTCTGCCCAGCCCACCTGACTACGAGACTCCTTACCATCACCCCGACCTCCAGAGGTCAGCCCCTCCCTCTCAGCCAGAGTTCCCCCCGAACCCCACCTCCTTCAACCCAGGCCTGTTCTCCTATCCCTCCCCATGCCAGGCCATAATCCCTGCCTCGTCGACCGACCTCCCTGTCACCAGCCCCGCCGCTCTGCTCTCATTGGCCTCGCCCTTCTCCCCGGCTATGCTCCCATCGCAGGGTCCAGAGGGTCCTTTTTTCCCGGACCTAGAGTGCGCCGTGTGCTTCAGCCAGTTCAACAACGTCTTCCGCTGTCCCAAGATGCTTCAGTGCAAGCACACCTTCTGCCTTGAGTGTCTGGCGCGTATCAATGTCAAGTCTGTCCACCCCGACACAATCCAGTGCCCCCTGTGTCGCGGGCTGACCCACCTGCCCAGCCTGGGCCTCCCCAAGCTCGACACGGACCCGGCCGTGCTGTCCTACCTCCCGGCCGCCATGCAGAAGGTCTACAGCATCCGCTTCAACCGCACCAAGGGCAAGCTGCAGGTCAAGAG GTCATCTGAAGGGCCTATGAGGTGGGGTCAGAGGTCCCTCACTCCTCTGCAGTCGGTCAGCCACTCACTTGATGTGGGGCTTCCCAGTCCAaggagggaggtggtggaggagggggtgatggggggcTTTCTGTTCCGGCTGACCGACCGACCTGTGTGTCGCGCTGTGCTCCTCACCTCTGTGGTAACCATGATGATGCTGTTGACCGGCATCGTCATTTtcctcctcacctacaaaggcAACTGA